One window of Bifidobacterium pseudocatenulatum DSM 20438 = JCM 1200 = LMG 10505 genomic DNA carries:
- a CDS encoding DEAD/DEAH box helicase → MYECLNLFSEPTKAWFKHAFSRPTEVQQQVWPAIHSGENVLVVAPTGSGKTLCAFLSALDRLMAGGTRSAGVDVHGEIAAAKSHAEQKAAGKGSRKKTKRGVKVLYISPLKALGADVAKNLELPLQGISQQYEAMELPIPDVEVAMRSGDSTPEQRRRIVSHPPDILVTTPESLFLLLTSKANSILTSVETVIVDEIHAVAGTKRGAHLAVSLERLDKLIGHPVQRIGLSATVNPVEEVARFLGGSQPVTVVNPGAVPAMDLKAVEPLRNMLDTSATGGSVWPVIERSILDEVLRHRTTLIFVNSRGLAEKLTARLNDMYAESKQGTVATDLSEHRDLGSPEGREQFAGHYDSVVGSTTMLVESHEDIDAIAMAHHGSVSKDRRKQIEEQLKRGELRCVVATSSLELGIDMGSVDLVVQVAAPLSIASGLQRVGRADHNVGGVSHALFFPITRQQIIGVTTSMECMREGAIEPLHMPRNPLDVLAQQTVAAAAMEDLSTNDWYELVRRSAPFQNLDRSMFDAVIGMMTGAYNSESFSAFRPPLQYNEEAKLISARPGAQRLAVTSGGTIPDRGMYAVVLPEEGSGPGPRRVGELDEEMVYESRVGDVITLGTSTWQIQEITRDRVVVVPAPGRTARLPFWHGDQDGRDYGFGLAQGRLTRELSQGLHRREPAKNGDQNTAQTVLEAQFNRETAQRLERDGLDHNAISNLAKLLDEQCEATGTIPSDRDLVVERCRDEGGDWRIIIHSPYGRRVHEPWALAITTRIKQRFGFDGQVYAVDDGIVLRLPDGYGDLPTRELLLFDVDELQRTVETQVGESVLYMARFRECAARSLFLPRTRPGKRVPLWQQRLKAAQLLNAARTCKNFPLLLETARECLQDVYDLPALRTIMTGLHAGTILLSEATTETPSPFAQNMLFGFVGSVMYQYDVPQAERSTQLLSMDLEVLERLLGSTDMASLLDAEAITQVEGELAGRTFWNDLAEEDISGRVTRYAKTHGPFTADKMIAELGIDAAQAVHALDELDARGELIKGRFTDSGETSEKNDIQQWLHKDVFRRIRALSLAKARKAVKPVDPSVYQAFLLNRQGVGPVGGERYEGVDGLMRVIEQLEGVFLNASVWESMVFPARVRDYQPSMLDELISSSDVVWVGSKASGSNAKEAGEIAFYPAGSLLLNQPESAVDKLNDNETLIMPDAVLTALSGGGAFPIQLLSAVTKTIWLEHAEAQVNPETGEIIFPAWGERQFEEALWSLVWQGKMTNSSFAPVRALLHGGKTVRAPRRAARRRVTMRPPTPLALSGLWSAVSCGDGRTVMPNKPLDGVIEPGMLENSDTGIGMAHTASVEERELALIDSLLDRYGVIAAPLVDKERIAGGFSALYPVLKRMEEHGTLVRGMFVKGFGAAQFAERDTVDALRSDTQWHSQSCVALDVIDPANLTGSAIAWPEQDYLKPARRSGSIIVLKQGEPVLFSVPKSHKIVSFTADETILRPSCAELAYVLQRQPSGSISFSEMNGTSLKARNEYRQILYAAGFVDSPQGMKLYC, encoded by the coding sequence ATGTACGAATGTTTGAACCTGTTTTCAGAGCCGACCAAGGCATGGTTCAAACATGCGTTCAGTCGGCCCACTGAAGTCCAGCAGCAGGTGTGGCCGGCCATCCATTCCGGCGAGAACGTGCTCGTTGTGGCGCCCACAGGGTCGGGTAAAACCCTTTGTGCGTTCCTTTCGGCTCTTGACCGGCTTATGGCGGGCGGGACGCGTTCCGCAGGAGTGGATGTTCATGGCGAAATCGCGGCAGCCAAGAGCCATGCGGAACAAAAAGCTGCAGGGAAAGGCTCCCGCAAGAAAACGAAGCGTGGCGTCAAAGTGCTATACATTTCGCCTCTGAAGGCGCTTGGCGCTGATGTGGCGAAGAACCTTGAACTGCCATTGCAGGGAATTTCCCAGCAGTATGAGGCGATGGAGCTGCCCATCCCCGATGTCGAAGTGGCCATGCGCAGCGGCGACTCCACACCTGAACAACGTCGAAGAATCGTCAGCCATCCGCCGGATATTCTCGTCACCACGCCGGAATCACTATTCCTGCTGCTCACCTCCAAGGCGAACAGCATATTGACGAGCGTGGAGACGGTGATCGTCGACGAGATTCATGCGGTCGCAGGTACAAAACGCGGCGCGCACCTCGCTGTCAGCCTCGAACGCCTTGATAAGTTGATTGGGCATCCAGTGCAACGCATAGGGCTTTCGGCAACCGTTAATCCCGTTGAGGAAGTAGCACGGTTTCTCGGTGGTTCGCAACCGGTAACGGTGGTGAACCCCGGCGCTGTTCCGGCCATGGATTTAAAAGCCGTGGAACCATTGCGCAATATGCTCGACACCAGCGCTACAGGCGGTTCGGTATGGCCGGTCATTGAACGGTCCATTCTCGACGAGGTGTTGCGGCACCGAACCACATTGATATTTGTCAACTCGCGTGGACTGGCGGAGAAGCTCACCGCACGGCTCAACGACATGTATGCGGAGTCGAAACAGGGCACGGTGGCAACTGATCTGAGTGAGCACCGTGACTTGGGCTCACCGGAGGGCCGCGAGCAATTTGCCGGGCACTATGACTCGGTGGTAGGATCCACCACCATGCTGGTTGAATCGCATGAAGACATTGATGCGATTGCCATGGCTCATCACGGGTCCGTGTCAAAAGATAGACGTAAACAGATCGAAGAACAGTTAAAACGCGGCGAATTACGTTGCGTGGTGGCCACTTCCAGCCTGGAACTCGGCATCGATATGGGTTCGGTGGATCTCGTGGTTCAGGTGGCCGCCCCATTGTCGATCGCATCGGGATTGCAGCGAGTGGGCCGTGCCGACCACAATGTCGGCGGAGTCTCGCACGCGTTGTTCTTCCCCATAACCCGCCAACAGATTATTGGCGTAACAACCAGCATGGAATGCATGAGGGAAGGGGCTATAGAACCATTGCATATGCCCCGCAACCCTCTGGACGTGCTCGCACAGCAGACCGTCGCAGCCGCGGCCATGGAAGATCTTTCCACGAACGATTGGTACGAGCTTGTGCGTCGTTCCGCACCTTTCCAAAATCTCGACCGGTCTATGTTCGACGCTGTCATCGGCATGATGACGGGCGCCTACAACAGTGAGAGCTTTTCCGCATTCCGTCCACCGCTGCAATACAACGAAGAGGCAAAGCTGATTTCCGCACGTCCAGGAGCGCAACGCTTGGCGGTGACCAGTGGCGGCACCATACCCGACCGTGGCATGTACGCGGTGGTGCTTCCAGAAGAGGGCTCTGGTCCAGGTCCTCGGCGAGTGGGCGAGCTTGATGAGGAAATGGTATACGAATCCCGCGTGGGAGATGTCATCACTTTGGGGACTTCCACCTGGCAGATTCAGGAGATCACACGAGATAGGGTAGTGGTGGTTCCTGCTCCCGGGCGCACCGCGCGCTTGCCATTTTGGCATGGGGATCAGGATGGGCGTGATTATGGTTTCGGATTGGCGCAAGGGCGTTTGACGCGTGAGCTCAGCCAAGGATTGCATAGGCGTGAACCAGCAAAGAATGGTGATCAGAATACGGCTCAGACTGTATTGGAAGCACAGTTCAACCGTGAGACCGCGCAACGTTTGGAGCGAGATGGTCTCGACCATAATGCCATAAGCAATCTTGCCAAACTGCTTGACGAGCAATGTGAAGCGACCGGTACGATTCCTTCGGATCGTGATCTCGTGGTGGAGCGTTGCCGGGATGAAGGCGGAGATTGGCGCATCATCATCCATTCACCATATGGTAGGCGCGTGCATGAGCCTTGGGCGTTAGCCATCACCACTCGAATCAAACAGCGGTTTGGTTTCGACGGTCAAGTGTACGCGGTCGACGATGGCATTGTTTTACGATTGCCGGACGGTTACGGCGATTTGCCTACACGTGAGCTGTTGCTATTCGACGTGGACGAATTGCAACGCACTGTTGAGACGCAAGTTGGCGAAAGCGTGCTTTACATGGCTCGATTCCGCGAATGTGCGGCCAGATCACTGTTTCTGCCGCGCACACGTCCCGGTAAGCGTGTGCCTCTCTGGCAGCAGCGGTTGAAGGCCGCGCAACTGTTGAATGCGGCTCGTACTTGCAAGAACTTCCCCCTCTTGTTGGAAACTGCGCGCGAATGCCTGCAGGACGTATATGATTTGCCGGCATTACGCACGATTATGACAGGCCTGCATGCGGGAACAATACTTTTATCGGAGGCAACTACTGAAACACCTTCTCCGTTTGCGCAGAACATGCTGTTCGGCTTCGTCGGATCGGTGATGTACCAGTATGACGTGCCCCAAGCCGAACGAAGCACGCAGTTGCTGTCCATGGATCTGGAAGTGCTCGAACGGCTTCTAGGAAGCACGGATATGGCATCGTTGTTGGACGCCGAAGCTATTACACAAGTGGAGGGCGAGCTTGCTGGGCGAACATTCTGGAATGATCTCGCCGAAGAAGATATCAGCGGGCGCGTAACAAGATACGCCAAAACGCATGGACCATTCACCGCTGACAAGATGATTGCCGAACTGGGCATTGACGCGGCTCAGGCGGTGCATGCGCTTGATGAACTGGATGCCCGAGGAGAACTCATCAAGGGAAGATTCACTGATTCAGGTGAGACTTCCGAAAAGAACGATATTCAGCAATGGCTCCACAAGGATGTTTTCCGGCGTATTCGAGCATTGTCTCTTGCCAAGGCCAGAAAGGCCGTCAAACCGGTCGATCCGAGCGTCTATCAGGCGTTTCTGCTTAATCGTCAGGGCGTTGGCCCTGTTGGAGGTGAACGCTACGAAGGCGTTGATGGTCTGATGCGTGTCATCGAGCAGTTGGAAGGCGTGTTCCTGAACGCTTCGGTATGGGAGTCCATGGTATTCCCGGCACGTGTGCGTGACTATCAGCCTAGTATGCTCGACGAACTCATCTCATCGTCGGATGTGGTGTGGGTCGGTTCGAAAGCAAGTGGATCCAACGCCAAAGAAGCTGGTGAGATCGCCTTCTATCCAGCAGGTTCCTTGCTGCTCAACCAGCCTGAATCGGCGGTGGATAAGCTGAACGATAATGAAACGTTGATCATGCCGGATGCCGTGTTAACGGCGTTAAGCGGTGGCGGAGCATTTCCTATTCAACTGCTTTCAGCCGTGACAAAAACCATCTGGCTTGAGCATGCCGAAGCGCAGGTGAACCCCGAAACGGGCGAAATCATCTTTCCGGCATGGGGCGAGCGGCAGTTCGAAGAAGCCTTATGGTCACTGGTATGGCAGGGGAAAATGACGAACAGTTCGTTCGCACCAGTACGAGCGCTTCTGCACGGAGGCAAAACCGTTCGCGCACCCCGTCGTGCCGCGCGTAGACGCGTCACCATGCGTCCTCCAACACCATTGGCGCTGAGTGGATTATGGTCCGCAGTATCTTGTGGCGACGGGCGAACCGTTATGCCAAACAAACCACTAGACGGTGTTATCGAGCCGGGCATGCTCGAAAACAGCGATACCGGCATTGGCATGGCGCATACGGCAAGTGTAGAGGAGCGTGAGCTGGCGCTCATCGACTCATTACTGGACCGATACGGCGTGATTGCCGCTCCTTTGGTTGACAAGGAACGGATTGCCGGAGGATTTTCAGCGCTCTATCCGGTACTCAAACGAATGGAAGAACATGGCACACTGGTCCGAGGCATGTTCGTGAAAGGTTTTGGCGCGGCACAATTCGCGGAACGAGACACCGTCGACGCGCTGCGCAGCGACACGCAATGGCACAGTCAATCCTGCGTTGCGCTCGACGTGATCGATCCCGCCAATCTCACTGGTTCCGCAATCGCCTGGCCAGAACAGGATTACCTCAAACCAGCACGCAGATCCGGGTCCATCATTGTGCTCAAACAAGGCGAACCGGTACTGTTCTCCGTACCAAAAAGCCATAAAATTGTCAGCTTCACCGCAGACGAAACAATATTAAGACCGTCATGCGCCGAACTTGCCTACGTATTGCAGCGCCAACCCAGCGGCAGCATCAGCTTCAGCGAAATGAACGGAACATCATTGAAAGCACGCAATGAATACCGGCAAATCCTTTACGCCGCAGGTTTCGTCGATAGTCCGCAAGGCATGAAACTTTACTGTTGA
- a CDS encoding helix-turn-helix domain-containing protein, which yields MAIRVNLDVMLAKRKMSVNELAEAIGITPVNVSVLKNGRAKAIRFSTLDTICETLCCQPGDVLEWVADEDE from the coding sequence ATGGCCATTCGTGTGAACCTTGATGTGATGCTCGCCAAAAGGAAGATGAGCGTCAATGAGCTGGCGGAGGCTATAGGCATAACGCCGGTCAATGTTTCGGTGTTGAAGAACGGGCGGGCCAAGGCGATACGGTTTTCCACGCTTGATACCATATGCGAGACGTTATGTTGTCAACCGGGAGATGTGCTCGAATGGGTTGCCGACGAAGATGAATAA
- a CDS encoding DUF2975 domain-containing protein, which produces MPNSAAKRSMVIGVLRVLIVIIAICCLGLQFSAIAASAGVASKYADADSMHWLYAVAAVLIVACFEFALVPLWRLLTLVEKRDVFSGKAMRWVNHILVYAGIEGMLVLAVMVGQIWLSPSRFLMAAMGVDGQMFPYVVLAVGVAALLLIAAFELLMVVMRSLLMQAIEQRDELAAVI; this is translated from the coding sequence ATGCCGAATTCCGCAGCGAAACGTTCCATGGTGATTGGCGTATTGCGTGTGCTGATTGTGATAATTGCAATATGCTGCCTCGGACTGCAGTTCAGTGCGATTGCGGCATCCGCTGGCGTTGCTTCCAAGTATGCCGACGCTGACTCGATGCATTGGCTGTATGCGGTTGCCGCAGTGCTGATTGTCGCTTGCTTCGAGTTCGCGTTGGTGCCGCTGTGGAGATTGCTGACCTTGGTTGAAAAACGTGATGTCTTTTCCGGCAAGGCCATGCGTTGGGTGAATCACATTCTCGTATATGCGGGGATTGAAGGCATGCTGGTGCTCGCCGTGATGGTCGGTCAAATCTGGTTGTCGCCTTCACGCTTTCTGATGGCTGCGATGGGGGTTGACGGGCAAATGTTTCCATACGTCGTGCTGGCGGTCGGAGTGGCGGCGCTTCTACTGATCGCGGCGTTCGAACTGTTGATGGTGGTGATGCGCTCGCTGTTGATGCAGGCCATCGAACAGCGTGATGAACTGGCAGCGGTGATCTGA
- a CDS encoding DUF4153 domain-containing protein, translating into MPEPANTSPSQTSQSQQSSPLPEAQETQETPKTQGSQPTHEPSAHQEEQPLAKPKITREEIAQRPLNKRAVITIGAAFLITFAFDRLICSIPPTWLIGYELPVFWIICALTVTALHWKTARKQVLVWLVLGSIVAIGVWNTLAQSTWCYSRNDEYALTTQFVQPALLMLHCQLVNGRYDVRRPLQVAWNWLTGWLQQPFIHIRDFAEPFSVIFARFAVASKQRSKAREIGIALLISTPLLLTIVPLLIGADQIVQYEVLNVFSDFNPMTITLHIMFIVLPWPLLFSLLIGLDDEPTSTPPEQRFSLSSVTAFVVLAVTLTVYMLFCIVQIRFLFAGLFTDGSIALPDGLTYSEYARGGFFQLLAVTAINVTLFGLAIALAPRTRMLNAALVALLALTAVILASAALRLGLYINAYGLTWLRYLSASFIALLAIAILLCLIRLKIRQLPLAATMTALLIVWYVALGFSNPNHICEIHNAAHGIAMAMATTPYQSMV; encoded by the coding sequence ATGCCGGAACCAGCCAACACTTCCCCATCGCAGACTTCGCAATCCCAACAATCATCGCCATTACCAGAAGCACAAGAAACCCAAGAAACACCAAAAACACAAGGGAGCCAGCCAACACATGAACCATCCGCGCATCAGGAGGAACAACCTTTGGCGAAACCCAAAATCACGCGGGAAGAAATAGCGCAACGCCCCCTCAACAAACGCGCGGTCATCACCATTGGCGCTGCATTTCTCATCACTTTCGCATTCGACCGTCTGATCTGCAGCATACCTCCGACATGGCTTATCGGATATGAACTGCCGGTTTTCTGGATCATCTGTGCTCTTACCGTAACCGCGCTGCACTGGAAAACCGCACGAAAACAAGTTCTTGTTTGGCTTGTTTTGGGAAGCATCGTCGCCATTGGCGTGTGGAATACACTCGCTCAGTCGACCTGGTGCTATTCGAGAAATGACGAGTACGCGCTCACCACGCAATTCGTTCAACCGGCGTTGCTTATGCTGCACTGTCAGCTGGTCAACGGGCGTTACGATGTTCGCCGTCCACTTCAAGTTGCCTGGAATTGGCTTACCGGCTGGTTGCAGCAGCCGTTTATTCACATTCGCGATTTTGCGGAACCGTTTTCCGTCATATTCGCAAGATTTGCAGTCGCGTCGAAGCAACGTTCGAAAGCGCGCGAAATCGGCATTGCGCTACTGATTTCCACTCCATTACTTCTGACGATCGTACCATTGCTCATCGGAGCCGATCAAATAGTTCAATATGAAGTGCTGAACGTTTTCAGTGATTTCAACCCGATGACGATCACTCTGCACATCATGTTCATCGTGTTGCCGTGGCCTTTGCTGTTCTCACTGCTTATTGGACTCGACGATGAACCCACTTCCACGCCTCCGGAGCAACGATTCTCCCTCAGCTCGGTAACTGCGTTCGTGGTATTGGCCGTGACTTTGACTGTGTACATGCTGTTTTGCATCGTACAGATCCGGTTCCTGTTCGCAGGATTGTTCACCGATGGTTCGATCGCACTGCCAGACGGATTGACCTATAGCGAATACGCACGCGGCGGATTCTTTCAACTGCTGGCAGTCACGGCCATTAATGTGACGCTATTTGGTTTGGCGATCGCACTCGCGCCACGTACGCGCATGCTCAACGCGGCACTGGTAGCATTGCTGGCGTTAACCGCCGTCATTCTAGCTTCGGCGGCGCTTCGGTTAGGACTGTACATCAACGCATACGGTTTGACTTGGCTGCGGTACCTTTCGGCGTCATTTATCGCCCTGCTTGCGATCGCGATTCTGCTATGCCTTATTCGCCTGAAAATACGACAACTGCCATTGGCTGCAACCATGACCGCACTGCTTATCGTATGGTACGTGGCGCTCGGCTTCAGCAACCCGAACCATATATGCGAAATCCACAATGCGGCTCATGGTATCGCAATGGCAATGGCGACAACACCGTATCAGTCGATGGTCTGA
- a CDS encoding MFS transporter produces MVNLLLAVIYVAFISLGLPDAVLGAAWPTMSVDLGAPISWAGGISMTISAGTIVSALLSDRMTLRFGAGKVTAVSVALTALALFGFSVAPNYWVLILLAIPYGLGAGGVDAALNNYVAIHYESRHMSWLHAMWGIGALTGPYIMGFALGAGQGWSWGYRYISILQVVLTAILIFSLPLWKKRSEVKTGEVSGESDGTANDETRKPLGVRGVLAIRGAKEILVMFFCYCALEQTAMLWASSYMALGKGIDKTTAAMWASLFCIGITVGRLASGFLTMKFNDPAMIRLGQALVLTGIVIMLLPLPRNIGTIMGLMIVGLGCAPIYPCVIHSTPAYFGEDKSQAIVGMQMACAYVGSMCMPPVFGLIAQHISVLWFPLYMLAFLVLMMIMHESLRKKCAGQTID; encoded by the coding sequence GTGGTTAATCTTTTGCTTGCGGTGATTTATGTGGCGTTCATCAGCCTTGGCCTGCCGGATGCGGTACTGGGTGCCGCATGGCCGACGATGAGTGTCGATTTGGGTGCTCCCATTTCGTGGGCTGGCGGCATTTCCATGACGATTTCCGCTGGCACCATTGTTTCCGCGTTGCTTTCCGATCGTATGACCTTGCGTTTTGGTGCGGGCAAGGTCACTGCGGTTTCCGTGGCGTTGACGGCGTTGGCATTGTTCGGCTTTTCCGTTGCTCCTAACTATTGGGTGCTGATTCTGCTTGCCATTCCGTACGGCTTGGGTGCGGGCGGCGTTGACGCGGCCCTCAACAACTATGTGGCGATCCACTACGAGAGCCGTCACATGAGCTGGCTTCACGCCATGTGGGGCATTGGCGCGTTGACTGGCCCATACATCATGGGATTCGCCTTGGGCGCCGGCCAAGGATGGTCGTGGGGCTACCGTTATATCTCCATACTGCAGGTTGTGCTCACCGCCATTCTTATTTTCAGTCTGCCACTGTGGAAGAAGCGTTCCGAGGTAAAGACGGGCGAAGTTTCCGGCGAATCCGACGGAACGGCCAATGATGAAACTCGCAAACCGCTTGGTGTGCGAGGTGTGCTCGCCATTCGTGGCGCCAAAGAAATCCTGGTGATGTTCTTCTGCTATTGCGCATTGGAGCAGACGGCCATGCTGTGGGCTAGTAGCTACATGGCGCTTGGCAAGGGCATCGATAAGACCACGGCGGCTATGTGGGCCAGCCTGTTCTGCATCGGCATCACCGTGGGTCGCTTGGCGAGTGGTTTTCTGACCATGAAGTTTAATGATCCGGCCATGATTCGCCTGGGGCAGGCGCTGGTGCTGACCGGTATCGTCATCATGTTGCTGCCGCTGCCTCGCAATATCGGCACCATTATGGGACTGATGATTGTCGGTCTTGGCTGCGCACCGATCTACCCGTGCGTCATTCATTCCACGCCGGCATATTTCGGCGAAGACAAATCGCAGGCGATCGTCGGCATGCAAATGGCATGCGCATACGTCGGCTCGATGTGCATGCCGCCGGTATTCGGCTTGATCGCACAGCATATCAGTGTGCTGTGGTTCCCTCTGTACATGTTGGCTTTCCTGGTGCTGATGATGATCATGCACGAGAGCCTGCGTAAAAAGTGCGCTGGTCAGACCATCGACTGA
- a CDS encoding DNA gyrase/topoisomerase IV subunit B: protein MKSRNSVRISNFSTSYVYKTFLWMKTEAKLQVRMRKMAKYKDNYGAGSLTVLEGLDAVRKRPGMYIGTTDSQGLMHCLWEIIDNSVDEALAGVCNHIVVTLHSDGSVEVADNGRGIPVDIEPKTKLTGVEVVLTKLHAGAKFGNSSYGASGGLHGVGSSVVNALSSRLDVEVDRDGKTHHMSFHQGHPGVYTDADPEHPSPDAPFKRTRKNRPTELEIIGKVSPKTTGTRIRYWADPEIFNDTAEFSYEQLIDRVRQTSFLVPGLKITVIDENIPETGDESVDEMLEVDDIANAAGDEPQEIAESDESEHDAAGHEEAAEQIEEADVAAQPQGSKYTHSRIEEFCHTGGVKDFVDYLSKGEAVSAIWRITGEDTYVEETQAVGDGGELHAQKVTRNCAVDIAMRWTNGYDTTMRSFVNVVETPGGGTHVDGYLLGLTKQIRKAIEDNARKLKVNLKDSNMKVERDDILAGLVAVVTVRIAEPQFQGQTKDVLGTAQVKPIVSKMTDRQFGEMITGSKRGYKEQSGRVLEKIVGEMHARIQARKTKEVTRRKNALESASMPPKLSDCQPGNDDVAELFIVEGDSALGTAKAARNSGFQALLPIRGKILNVQKASLSQMLSNKECAAIIQVVGAGSGASFDIEQARYNKVIMMTDADVDGAHIRILLLTLFYCYMRPLIEYGHVYAAVPPLHRIALTGAHKGEYIYTYSDDELAGKLADLDKKHISYNEDIQRYKGLGEMDADQLADTTMDPRTRMLRRIRMEDAEQASQIFSLLMGDDVPPRKAFIVENADDFDRSKIDT, encoded by the coding sequence ATGAAGTCGAGAAATTCGGTAAGAATATCGAATTTCTCGACTTCTTACGTCTACAAGACGTTCTTATGGATGAAAACCGAAGCAAAACTGCAAGTCAGAATGAGGAAAATGGCGAAATACAAGGACAATTACGGCGCAGGTAGTCTTACCGTGCTTGAAGGTCTTGACGCGGTGCGCAAGCGCCCGGGCATGTATATCGGCACCACCGATAGCCAAGGTCTGATGCACTGCCTGTGGGAGATCATCGATAATTCCGTCGATGAGGCTCTTGCGGGAGTCTGCAATCATATCGTTGTGACGTTGCACAGCGACGGTTCCGTGGAAGTGGCCGATAACGGCCGCGGTATCCCTGTTGACATCGAGCCGAAAACCAAACTTACCGGTGTGGAAGTGGTGTTGACCAAATTGCATGCCGGCGCGAAATTCGGTAACTCTTCGTACGGAGCCTCGGGCGGTTTGCATGGCGTGGGCTCGTCAGTGGTGAACGCGTTGAGCTCCCGTCTTGACGTGGAAGTGGATCGTGACGGCAAGACGCATCATATGTCATTCCATCAGGGTCATCCTGGTGTGTATACCGATGCTGATCCGGAGCACCCATCTCCGGATGCGCCATTCAAACGCACGCGTAAAAACCGTCCGACTGAGCTTGAAATCATTGGCAAGGTCAGTCCGAAGACCACGGGAACTCGCATTCGTTATTGGGCTGATCCGGAGATTTTCAACGACACCGCGGAATTCAGCTACGAGCAGCTGATTGATCGCGTCAGGCAGACCAGCTTCCTGGTGCCGGGTTTGAAAATCACTGTTATCGATGAGAATATTCCGGAAACCGGCGATGAATCAGTCGACGAAATGCTGGAAGTCGACGATATTGCAAATGCTGCAGGTGATGAACCGCAGGAAATTGCCGAAAGCGATGAATCTGAACATGACGCTGCCGGGCACGAGGAAGCTGCGGAGCAGATCGAGGAAGCCGATGTTGCGGCACAACCTCAGGGATCGAAGTATACCCACTCCCGTATCGAGGAATTCTGCCATACCGGCGGTGTGAAGGATTTCGTGGATTACCTGTCCAAAGGCGAAGCGGTTTCCGCTATTTGGCGTATCACTGGCGAAGACACCTATGTTGAGGAAACCCAAGCCGTTGGCGATGGCGGTGAACTGCACGCGCAGAAGGTTACGAGAAATTGTGCCGTCGATATCGCCATGCGGTGGACCAACGGATACGACACCACCATGCGCAGCTTCGTCAATGTGGTGGAAACCCCGGGCGGTGGAACCCATGTGGATGGCTATCTGTTGGGCCTGACCAAGCAGATTCGCAAAGCCATCGAAGACAATGCACGTAAGCTCAAAGTGAATCTCAAAGATTCCAACATGAAAGTCGAACGTGACGATATTCTGGCAGGTCTGGTTGCCGTCGTCACTGTGCGTATCGCCGAACCACAGTTCCAAGGTCAGACCAAGGATGTGCTCGGCACCGCGCAGGTCAAGCCGATCGTCAGCAAAATGACCGACAGGCAGTTCGGCGAGATGATCACCGGCTCCAAACGTGGCTATAAGGAACAGTCCGGCCGCGTGCTTGAAAAGATCGTCGGCGAAATGCACGCCCGCATCCAAGCACGTAAGACCAAAGAGGTGACGCGACGCAAGAACGCGCTCGAATCGGCATCCATGCCACCGAAACTGTCTGATTGCCAGCCAGGCAATGACGATGTGGCCGAACTGTTCATCGTGGAGGGCGATTCCGCACTTGGCACCGCCAAAGCCGCGCGTAATTCCGGTTTCCAGGCGTTGCTGCCGATTCGAGGTAAAATTCTCAACGTGCAGAAGGCGTCGTTGTCGCAGATGCTGTCGAACAAGGAATGCGCGGCGATCATTCAGGTGGTCGGCGCTGGCTCCGGAGCGAGCTTCGACATCGAGCAAGCACGTTACAACAAGGTCATTATGATGACCGATGCAGATGTCGATGGCGCGCACATCCGCATTCTGCTGCTCACCTTGTTCTACTGTTACATGCGGCCGCTCATCGAGTACGGTCACGTGTATGCGGCCGTGCCTCCGCTGCACCGCATCGCCTTGACCGGAGCTCACAAGGGGGAGTATATCTACACGTATTCCGACGATGAGCTGGCCGGCAAATTGGCTGATCTTGATAAGAAGCACATCAGCTATAACGAGGACATTCAGCGCTATAAGGGTCTGGGTGAAATGGACGCCGACCAGCTGGCCGACACCACTATGGATCCACGCACACGTATGCTGCGTCGTATCCGTATGGAAGACGCCGAACAGGCCAGTCAGATTTTCAGTCTGCTGATGGGCGATGACGTGCCGCCGCGTAAAGCGTTCATCGTTGAGAATGCCGACGATTTCGACCGTTCGAAGATCGATACCTGA